The proteins below come from a single Nocardiopsis gilva YIM 90087 genomic window:
- a CDS encoding HAMP domain-containing histidine kinase, protein MTTDGRGARPAEGDATDPVGGTAPGDAAPPPASPEDTLTLSREEADAVQTRALPARARIMAWVLLLMTTVLLLVNVVTWQALRAEVDDRVDRALTQEADEFQEFAAIGTDPSTGRRFADVDTLFRTHLSGQHPDRNEIIFGYVDKAAGATVPTGRVRQGQEPLFDVSADRAARRKILDSPNARGVIETPEGLLRWEKLRVEPPGSGTAANPGGWFVIGYFVDADMAGVNRTVRTLVLVSLAGLVLTGAAAWWVAGQILAPIRLVRQTAAQITEEDLTRRIAVPGNDDVAALAEQFNAMLDRLEDAFSAQRRFVDDASHELRTPITIVRGHLEVMGDGPEERREVVRLVTDELDRMARIVEDLLLLAKAQRPDFLHPLRVPVAELTSDVDAKVRALGDRAWRLDEIGEGTVHLDPQRVTQAMVQLASNAVRHTVPGDEIHIGSKVSDDGSTVTFWVGDSGPGIAAEEQERIFERFARGDTGRGDRPGAGLGLAIVRAITDAHHGTVDVRSAPGAGAVFTLAFPADVRSAQP, encoded by the coding sequence ATGACGACTGACGGCCGCGGCGCCCGCCCCGCCGAAGGGGACGCCACCGACCCCGTCGGCGGCACCGCTCCCGGAGACGCCGCCCCGCCCCCGGCCTCACCCGAGGACACCCTCACGCTGTCCCGGGAGGAGGCCGACGCCGTCCAGACCCGTGCGCTCCCCGCACGGGCGCGCATCATGGCCTGGGTGCTGCTGCTCATGACCACTGTCCTGCTCCTGGTGAACGTGGTCACCTGGCAGGCGCTGCGCGCCGAGGTCGACGACCGCGTCGACCGCGCCCTCACCCAGGAGGCCGACGAGTTCCAGGAGTTCGCCGCGATCGGCACCGACCCCTCCACCGGGCGGCGGTTCGCCGACGTCGACACCCTGTTCCGGACGCACCTGAGCGGCCAGCACCCGGACCGAAACGAGATCATCTTCGGCTACGTGGACAAGGCGGCCGGGGCCACCGTGCCCACCGGCCGAGTCCGGCAGGGCCAGGAGCCGCTGTTCGACGTCTCCGCCGACCGCGCCGCGCGCCGCAAGATCCTCGACAGCCCCAACGCGCGCGGCGTCATCGAGACCCCTGAGGGGCTGCTGCGCTGGGAGAAGCTGCGGGTCGAACCGCCCGGCAGCGGCACCGCGGCGAACCCCGGCGGCTGGTTCGTCATCGGCTACTTCGTCGACGCCGACATGGCCGGTGTCAACCGCACCGTGCGGACCCTCGTCCTGGTCAGCCTGGCGGGCCTGGTGCTCACCGGCGCGGCGGCGTGGTGGGTGGCGGGGCAGATCCTCGCTCCGATCCGGCTGGTCCGGCAGACCGCCGCGCAGATCACCGAGGAGGACCTCACCCGGCGCATCGCGGTGCCCGGCAACGACGACGTGGCGGCGCTCGCCGAGCAGTTCAACGCCATGCTCGACCGCCTGGAGGACGCGTTCTCCGCCCAACGGCGCTTCGTCGACGACGCCAGCCACGAGCTGCGCACCCCCATCACCATCGTCCGCGGCCACCTGGAGGTCATGGGCGACGGCCCCGAAGAGCGGCGCGAGGTGGTCCGGCTGGTCACCGACGAGCTCGACCGCATGGCCCGCATCGTCGAGGACCTGCTCCTGCTCGCCAAGGCGCAGCGACCCGACTTCCTGCACCCGCTGCGGGTCCCCGTCGCCGAGCTGACCAGCGACGTGGACGCCAAGGTGCGGGCGCTGGGCGACCGCGCCTGGCGGCTGGACGAGATCGGCGAGGGCACGGTGCACCTCGACCCGCAGCGCGTCACCCAGGCCATGGTGCAGCTCGCGTCCAACGCCGTGCGGCACACCGTTCCCGGCGACGAGATCCACATCGGCTCGAAGGTGTCCGATGACGGGTCCACCGTGACGTTCTGGGTGGGCGATTCCGGCCCCGGCATCGCCGCCGAGGAGCAGGAGCGCATCTTCGAGCGGTTCGCCCGGGGCGACACCGGCAGGGGGGACCGCCCCGGTGCGGGGCTGGGCCTGGCTATCGTCCGGGCCATCACCGACGCCCACCATGGCACCGTGGACGTACGGTCCGCCCCCGGCGCGGGGGCGGTGTTCACTCTGGCCTTCCCTGCCGACGTGAGGAGCGCGCAACCGTGA
- a CDS encoding response regulator transcription factor, whose product MSRILIAEDEERISSFVRKGLTANGFATTVVTTGRDAVDYALTGDFDLMVLDLGLPDQDGFTVLRSLREMGSGLPVVILTARDGVSDTVTGLEIGADDYMTKPFRFEELLARVRLRMRSERGTELTVLRVRDLTLDLRTRRASTDSGTIDLTAREFALLELFLRHHGQVLTRQQILSQVWGYDYDPGSNVVDVYIRSLRKKIGGERIETVRGMGYRLVA is encoded by the coding sequence GTGAGCCGGATCCTGATCGCCGAGGACGAGGAGCGGATCTCCTCCTTCGTCCGCAAGGGCCTGACCGCGAACGGCTTCGCGACCACCGTGGTCACCACCGGACGCGACGCCGTCGACTACGCGCTCACCGGGGACTTCGACCTCATGGTGCTCGACCTGGGGCTGCCCGACCAGGACGGTTTCACCGTGCTGCGCAGCTTGCGCGAGATGGGCTCGGGCCTGCCGGTGGTCATCCTGACCGCGCGCGACGGCGTCAGCGACACCGTTACCGGCCTGGAGATCGGCGCGGACGACTACATGACCAAGCCGTTCCGCTTCGAGGAGCTGCTCGCCCGTGTCCGGCTGCGGATGCGGAGCGAGCGCGGCACCGAGCTTACCGTGCTGCGTGTCAGGGACCTCACCCTGGACCTCCGCACCCGCCGGGCCTCCACCGACTCCGGAACCATCGACCTCACGGCGCGCGAGTTCGCGCTGCTGGAGCTGTTCCTCCGGCACCACGGCCAGGTCCTCACCCGCCAGCAGATCCTCTCCCAGGTGTGGGGCTACGACTACGACCCGGGGTCCAACGTGGTCGACGTGTACATCCGGTCGCTGCGCAAGAAGATCGGCGGTGAGCGCATCGAGACGGTGCGCGGGATGGGCTACCGGCTGGTGGCGTGA
- a CDS encoding DUF1611 domain-containing protein — translation MPASSILELSDTRRAALKVSYTARALDADRPARVRTGPGVRPRYGDLVVATVTEIGKHTRLESAQGRRRHLFPGDEVLVAYGARYAPDQFEAEPPQDLGPCHLVAAGGIASVMVSSHADIAAPTCLEPVGLAADVRGEPINMADLAAPEAPSALRTVPTIAVVGTSMNAGKTTTGATLVRGLTAAGYRVGAAKITGTGAGGDRWMFHDSGAITTLDFTDAGLATTYRVPVDRIVRTARDLHGRLTMAGADAIVLEVADGLMQPETAELLRRDALRGLVDGWVFAAGDAAGALYGRERLRAAGLPVLAVGGRFTASPLAVREAAQLLDVPVYGLADLAAPSVAAHLASRPVVSAVAEWSA, via the coding sequence ATGCCCGCCTCCTCGATCCTTGAGCTCTCCGACACCCGGCGCGCCGCGCTGAAGGTCTCGTACACGGCCCGCGCGCTCGACGCGGACCGCCCCGCGCGGGTCCGCACCGGGCCCGGCGTGCGCCCGAGGTACGGGGACCTCGTCGTCGCGACCGTCACCGAAATCGGCAAGCACACCCGCCTGGAGTCGGCCCAGGGCAGGCGCCGCCACCTCTTCCCCGGCGACGAGGTGCTGGTCGCCTACGGGGCGCGCTACGCACCCGACCAGTTCGAGGCCGAACCGCCCCAGGACCTGGGCCCCTGCCACCTGGTCGCGGCCGGGGGCATCGCCTCGGTGATGGTCAGCTCGCACGCCGACATCGCCGCGCCGACCTGCCTGGAACCGGTCGGGCTGGCCGCCGACGTCCGCGGAGAGCCGATCAACATGGCCGACCTCGCCGCCCCGGAGGCGCCCTCCGCGCTGCGCACCGTCCCCACCATCGCGGTCGTGGGCACCTCGATGAACGCCGGGAAGACCACCACCGGCGCCACTCTGGTGCGCGGGCTGACCGCAGCGGGGTACAGGGTGGGCGCCGCCAAGATCACCGGCACCGGGGCGGGCGGCGACCGGTGGATGTTCCACGACTCCGGCGCCATCACCACCCTCGACTTCACCGACGCCGGGCTGGCCACCACCTACCGCGTCCCGGTCGACCGGATCGTGCGAACCGCCCGGGACCTGCACGGGCGGCTGACCATGGCCGGGGCCGACGCCATCGTGCTGGAGGTCGCCGACGGGCTCATGCAGCCCGAGACCGCCGAGCTGCTGCGGCGCGATGCGCTGCGGGGGCTGGTGGACGGTTGGGTGTTCGCCGCCGGTGACGCGGCGGGCGCGCTGTACGGCCGTGAGCGGCTGCGCGCGGCCGGGCTGCCGGTGCTCGCGGTCGGCGGCAGGTTCACCGCCTCCCCATTGGCGGTGCGCGAGGCCGCGCAGCTGCTCGACGTACCGGTCTACGGCCTGGCCGACCTCGCCGCCCCCTCCGTCGCCGCCCACCTGGCATCCCGCCCGGTCGTGAGCGCCGTGGCGGAGTGGTCCGCGTGA
- a CDS encoding ATP-binding cassette domain-containing protein has translation MTADHLGGSEEPTGHRADERSEDELQGRTRSRPDAPAAHRTPEHHHEQTKDRAGARSRNAVEPPRLLSGNRRWSFAALVAVGFGQAAAAIAWSTLVGRLAGGATGPGAGASPLPSLLPWIAGLVLLSAALIFAERVLAERLGQSWVSAVRTALFRQATSAPERQAGRGRSTGGASLRMMGNLSALRRWASLGLAKLAVAVPLLVGCLVAFAVIAPSVAIAVAAVSACGLGATAALSPWLRASHRAARRRQARVASHVVERVGKNLVVQAFGRERGERRILSRRSRRLAEAQVRRARAVGTVRAIGEATTLSATAAVLVAAAVAGVGPAAATAAIAVVGIMVTPLRELTRVSQYRSACAVAMQQIRTELARPRRGLPGGDAPDLPEGGGALHLEGVRVEGVFTPVTAHVPAGGVVAVTGPNGSGKSTLLSVLAGLTPPDGGRVLLDGADINECRASSVRSAIGLAGPHLPLLRGTIGSNVRYADPKADGKRFHEAVRASGLDALIAELPLGLQTPVRENGGGLSAGQLQRVALARALLRRPRLLLLDEADSHLDAHAADAVDRMIAEFPGTVVIVTHRPERLTTADTVWWLARGTLRVTRPEAPSPSSRTDPNPRPCLVRGGH, from the coding sequence GTGACAGCCGACCATCTCGGCGGCTCCGAAGAGCCGACCGGGCACCGGGCGGACGAGCGATCCGAGGACGAACTCCAGGGTCGGACACGAAGCCGACCCGACGCCCCGGCGGCGCACCGCACCCCGGAGCACCACCACGAGCAGACCAAGGATCGGGCCGGGGCCCGGTCCCGGAACGCAGTGGAGCCGCCCCGGTTGCTCTCCGGGAACCGGCGCTGGAGCTTCGCCGCCCTGGTCGCCGTCGGTTTCGGTCAGGCGGCCGCCGCGATCGCCTGGTCCACGCTCGTCGGACGGCTCGCCGGTGGCGCGACCGGGCCGGGCGCCGGGGCCTCACCCCTCCCCTCCCTGCTGCCCTGGATCGCCGGGCTGGTGCTGCTCTCCGCCGCCCTGATCTTCGCCGAGCGGGTCCTGGCCGAGCGCCTCGGCCAGTCCTGGGTGTCCGCCGTGCGCACCGCCCTGTTCCGCCAGGCCACCTCCGCCCCCGAGCGGCAGGCCGGCCGGGGGCGCTCCACCGGCGGCGCGTCGCTGCGCATGATGGGCAACCTCAGCGCGCTGCGCCGCTGGGCGAGCCTGGGTCTGGCCAAGCTCGCCGTGGCCGTCCCGCTGCTGGTGGGCTGCCTGGTGGCGTTCGCGGTGATCGCACCGTCCGTCGCCATCGCCGTGGCCGCGGTCTCCGCCTGCGGGCTGGGTGCCACGGCCGCCCTGTCGCCGTGGCTGCGCGCCTCGCACCGCGCGGCCCGGCGGCGGCAGGCCCGGGTCGCCTCCCATGTGGTGGAGCGTGTCGGCAAGAACCTCGTGGTCCAGGCGTTCGGACGGGAGCGCGGGGAGCGGCGGATCCTGTCCCGCCGCTCCCGGCGGCTGGCCGAGGCACAGGTCCGCCGCGCCCGCGCGGTCGGCACCGTGCGCGCTATCGGCGAGGCGACCACCTTGTCGGCCACGGCGGCGGTGCTGGTGGCCGCCGCCGTGGCAGGTGTCGGCCCGGCCGCCGCGACGGCGGCGATCGCCGTCGTCGGCATCATGGTCACCCCGCTGCGCGAACTGACCCGAGTGAGCCAGTACCGATCCGCGTGCGCGGTCGCCATGCAGCAGATCCGCACCGAACTCGCCCGGCCCCGGCGCGGCCTGCCCGGAGGCGACGCGCCCGATCTTCCGGAGGGAGGCGGCGCGCTCCACCTGGAAGGGGTGCGTGTGGAGGGGGTGTTCACACCGGTCACGGCGCACGTCCCGGCGGGCGGCGTCGTCGCGGTCACCGGCCCCAACGGCAGCGGCAAGTCCACACTGCTGTCGGTGCTCGCCGGGCTGACGCCACCGGACGGCGGCCGGGTGCTGCTGGACGGCGCCGACATCAACGAATGCCGCGCGTCGTCCGTCCGATCCGCGATCGGTCTCGCGGGCCCCCACCTGCCGCTGCTGCGCGGCACGATCGGCTCGAACGTCCGCTACGCCGACCCGAAGGCCGATGGCAAGCGCTTCCACGAGGCCGTCCGTGCCAGCGGCCTGGACGCCCTGATCGCCGAACTGCCCCTGGGGCTGCAAACACCGGTCCGCGAGAACGGCGGCGGGCTGTCCGCAGGTCAGCTACAGCGGGTGGCCCTGGCCCGTGCCCTGCTCAGGCGGCCGCGCCTGCTCCTCCTCGACGAGGCGGACTCCCACCTCGACGCGCACGCCGCCGACGCGGTCGACCGGATGATCGCCGAGTTCCCCGGGACCGTCGTGATCGTCACGCACCGTCCCGAACGCCTGACCACCGCCGACACGGTGTGGTGGCTGGCCCGCGGCACCCTCCGCGTCACCCGGCCCGAGGCCCCGTCGCCGTCGTCCCGTACGGATCCGAACCCGCGGCCTTGTCTTGTCCGGGGCGGTCACTGA
- a CDS encoding SDR family oxidoreductase produces the protein MIVVSGASGQLGRRTVELLKERGDASSIVALSRTPEKIADLGVTARAADFDDPHSLVKAFDGAERLLIISTDQLDGEGTRVRQHGNAIEAAAKAGVGHVLYTSIVEASAQGNPSLLVPDHLATEKLLAESGLAYTVLRNSLYSELLLQSGPAAVASGVLAVNSGDGATGYVTREDCAAAAAGLLASGGHEGELLDITGPAALTNAEIADLLADVTGKPVRYQPLTDEQYTAGAIDAGMPEAFAHVMATVGQATREGYLNSVSDAVERLSGRKAPALADYLTANRQTLLGA, from the coding sequence ATGATCGTCGTGAGCGGAGCCTCCGGGCAGCTGGGCCGCCGTACCGTCGAACTGCTCAAGGAGCGCGGAGACGCGAGCAGTATCGTGGCGCTGAGCCGCACCCCCGAGAAGATCGCCGACCTGGGAGTCACCGCCCGCGCCGCCGACTTCGACGACCCGCACTCCCTAGTCAAGGCCTTCGACGGGGCCGAGCGGCTGCTCATCATCAGCACCGACCAGCTCGACGGCGAGGGAACCCGGGTCCGCCAGCACGGCAACGCGATCGAGGCGGCGGCCAAGGCCGGGGTCGGGCATGTGCTCTACACCTCCATCGTGGAAGCGAGCGCGCAGGGCAACCCGAGCCTGCTCGTCCCCGACCACCTCGCGACCGAGAAGCTGCTCGCCGAGTCCGGTCTGGCCTACACGGTGCTGAGGAACAGCCTCTACTCCGAGCTGCTGCTCCAGTCGGGACCTGCGGCGGTCGCCTCGGGCGTGCTGGCGGTCAACAGCGGTGACGGGGCCACCGGCTATGTCACCCGTGAGGACTGCGCGGCGGCAGCGGCCGGGCTGCTCGCCTCGGGCGGACACGAGGGCGAACTGCTGGACATCACCGGCCCGGCGGCGCTGACGAATGCCGAGATCGCCGATCTCCTGGCCGACGTCACCGGAAAGCCGGTGCGCTACCAGCCGCTCACCGACGAGCAGTACACCGCTGGTGCGATCGACGCGGGCATGCCGGAGGCGTTCGCCCACGTGATGGCCACCGTCGGCCAGGCCACGCGCGAGGGCTACCTGAACAGCGTCTCCGACGCCGTCGAGCGGCTCTCCGGCCGCAAGGCCCCTGCGCTTGCCGACTACCTGACCGCCAACCGGCAGACCCTGCTCGGCGCCTGA
- a CDS encoding winged helix-turn-helix transcriptional regulator, with protein MSGTAETSSSPAVEPSGPEGSFDDLAFDVFAKRCPSRATLENITGRWGVLVLAALNDGPYRFNALRRRVDGVSEKMLSQTLHTLERDGFVIRDVQQQIPPRVEYRLTPLGATTADKLLDLVEFLEARMDEVLAARTTYDAARD; from the coding sequence ATGAGCGGAACCGCCGAGACCTCCTCCTCTCCCGCCGTCGAGCCGAGTGGCCCCGAGGGCAGCTTTGACGACCTCGCGTTCGACGTCTTCGCGAAGCGGTGCCCGTCACGCGCCACCCTGGAGAACATCACCGGCCGCTGGGGTGTCCTGGTCCTGGCCGCGCTGAACGACGGCCCCTACCGCTTCAACGCCCTGCGCAGGCGGGTCGACGGCGTCAGCGAGAAGATGCTCTCCCAGACCCTGCACACCCTTGAGCGCGACGGTTTCGTCATCCGCGACGTGCAGCAGCAGATCCCGCCGCGCGTGGAGTACCGCCTCACCCCTCTCGGCGCCACCACCGCGGACAAGCTCCTGGACCTGGTCGAGTTCCTCGAAGCCCGCATGGACGAGGTCCTCGCCGCACGCACCACCTACGACGCAGCGCGCGACTGA
- a CDS encoding C15 family peptidase — protein MGLLRIVTRVSTSALITLPVLAVALPAHAAAEVPVSACQGDGEVTVEESRLSDRVPREILRRSGFDAAAADFADALCGTRNLRAAEAVVRHHGSHLWRAAVRRVQEEGRATGHLSAGDDRPLYWARLGMTAALRVWEPSFELGDDERAELIASLERWSRGHNQMRFPADSDVTRVVVTGFDPFRLDNDIRQANPSGAAALALDGTTIETDEGTVVIETAMFPVRWRDFTGGIVEHALLPHYTGQRPADAVITVSQGREGRFDLEAYNGAWRGGGTDNLMVGVSGQIPIPEGVPTVEPQSQWSSSTLDRQAIVDATTGPFPVIDNTQVTEIPAGETEPVVRPDGPTPGSRAVEGGGGDYLSNEIAYRNTLLRDATGRDIPAGHVHTPILHFGADNDGDVTDNVFERNRAEIVDQVRRIVAEAVSPVRSR, from the coding sequence ATGGGGTTACTGCGGATCGTGACACGGGTTTCCACCAGCGCACTGATCACGCTTCCGGTACTGGCGGTCGCGCTACCCGCGCACGCCGCCGCGGAGGTGCCCGTGTCCGCCTGCCAGGGGGACGGGGAGGTCACCGTCGAGGAGTCCCGGCTCAGCGATCGGGTACCCCGGGAGATCCTGCGGCGCTCGGGGTTCGACGCGGCCGCCGCCGACTTCGCCGATGCCCTGTGCGGCACGCGGAACCTGCGTGCCGCCGAGGCCGTTGTGCGGCACCACGGCTCGCACCTGTGGCGCGCGGCCGTGCGGCGGGTGCAGGAGGAGGGGCGGGCGACCGGTCACCTGAGTGCCGGGGACGACCGCCCCCTGTACTGGGCGCGGCTCGGGATGACGGCGGCGCTGCGCGTCTGGGAGCCGTCGTTCGAGCTCGGCGACGACGAGCGTGCCGAGCTCATCGCGTCGCTGGAGCGGTGGTCGCGCGGGCACAACCAGATGCGCTTTCCCGCCGACTCCGACGTCACCCGCGTCGTGGTCACCGGGTTCGACCCCTTCCGCCTGGACAATGACATCCGCCAGGCCAACCCGTCGGGGGCCGCCGCGCTCGCTCTGGACGGCACGACCATCGAGACCGACGAGGGCACCGTCGTTATCGAGACCGCGATGTTCCCCGTGCGCTGGCGGGACTTCACCGGGGGCATCGTCGAGCACGCGCTGCTCCCCCACTACACCGGTCAGCGGCCGGCCGACGCGGTGATCACCGTGAGCCAAGGCCGCGAGGGGCGCTTCGACCTGGAGGCCTACAACGGGGCGTGGCGCGGCGGGGGCACCGACAACCTCATGGTCGGCGTCTCCGGGCAGATCCCCATCCCCGAGGGCGTGCCCACGGTCGAGCCGCAGTCGCAGTGGAGCTCCTCCACCTTGGACCGCCAGGCGATCGTCGACGCGACGACCGGGCCCTTCCCCGTCATCGACAACACCCAGGTCACCGAGATCCCGGCCGGGGAGACCGAGCCGGTGGTCCGCCCCGACGGCCCCACCCCGGGGTCGAGGGCCGTGGAGGGCGGCGGCGGTGACTATCTCTCCAACGAGATCGCCTACCGCAACACGCTGCTGCGCGACGCGACCGGCCGCGACATCCCGGCCGGGCACGTGCACACCCCGATCCTGCACTTCGGCGCGGACAACGACGGGGACGTCACCGATAACGTGTTCGAGCGCAACCGCGCGGAGATCGTCGACCAGGTGCGCCGCATCGTCGCCGAGGCGGTATCGCCGGTCAGGTCGCGTTGA
- a CDS encoding ABC transporter permease, translated as MPFEPSPSPVRATTESASLGAEESAADAGNRRVQGLDALELGPDRAEAERGAAVLALRLWSAAWPKLLAVAVVLVAWQAVVWIGWKPVYVLPGPDRVLGTLLEELRSGAFWEAVRTTMERAVAGFALAFTVGGTVGLLISRFTVLRNALGSLITGLQTMPSIVWFPFAMLLYGISEAAIMFVVVLGAAPSIANGLANGADYVPPTLRRAGQVMGLRGIAFYRFLIVPASLPMFVSGLKQGWAFAWRSLMAGELLVIINQQHSIGWALSQSRAMNDADRLLAYIFVVLAIGILIDIVFSRADASIRKRWGLNAT; from the coding sequence ATGCCTTTTGAACCCAGCCCCAGCCCCGTGCGGGCCACGACCGAGAGCGCGTCGCTGGGCGCCGAGGAATCGGCGGCCGACGCCGGGAACCGACGGGTCCAAGGCCTCGACGCCCTGGAACTGGGCCCCGACCGGGCGGAGGCGGAGCGCGGGGCGGCGGTCCTGGCCCTCCGGCTGTGGTCGGCCGCCTGGCCCAAGCTCCTGGCCGTCGCGGTCGTGCTGGTCGCCTGGCAGGCGGTGGTGTGGATCGGGTGGAAGCCCGTTTACGTGCTGCCCGGCCCCGACCGGGTGTTGGGCACCCTCCTGGAGGAACTGAGATCCGGCGCCTTCTGGGAGGCGGTGCGCACCACGATGGAGCGCGCGGTGGCGGGCTTCGCCCTCGCGTTCACCGTGGGCGGCACGGTCGGACTGCTGATCTCCCGGTTCACGGTGCTGCGCAACGCCCTCGGGTCGCTGATCACCGGCCTGCAGACCATGCCGTCGATTGTGTGGTTCCCCTTCGCGATGCTGCTGTACGGCATCAGCGAGGCCGCGATCATGTTCGTCGTCGTGCTGGGCGCCGCCCCCTCCATCGCCAACGGTCTAGCCAACGGTGCCGACTATGTCCCGCCGACCCTGCGGCGCGCCGGTCAGGTCATGGGCCTGCGCGGGATCGCCTTCTACCGGTTCCTCATCGTCCCGGCGTCGCTGCCGATGTTCGTCTCCGGGCTCAAGCAGGGGTGGGCGTTCGCCTGGCGGTCGCTCATGGCCGGCGAGCTGCTCGTGATCATCAACCAGCAGCACTCGATCGGGTGGGCGCTGAGCCAGTCGCGGGCCATGAATGACGCCGACCGGCTGCTCGCCTACATCTTCGTCGTCTTGGCGATCGGCATCCTCATCGACATCGTGTTCAGCCGGGCCGACGCGAGCATCCGCAAGCGTTGGGGGCTCAACGCGACCTGA
- a CDS encoding ABC transporter ATP-binding protein has product MSVLTAESVGTAVSIDDVTKVFGRGQHTLTAIDGLSITVRQGEFVSILGASGCGKSTLLSLVAGLDEPTAGTVSVNGHRVSMMFQEAALFPWLTVGGNIEVPMKVRGVAKSERRRRVEELLDLVRLGGFARKRPHELSGGMRQRVALARALAQDTDVLLMDEPFGALDAMTRDILHDELERIWRERGLSVLFVTHNVREAVRLGDRVVLLSSRPGRVMEEFAVTGRRPRRIDSAEIAEQAAVITDRLRAEVSRHAF; this is encoded by the coding sequence ATGAGTGTCCTCACGGCCGAATCCGTCGGTACCGCGGTCTCCATCGACGACGTCACCAAGGTGTTCGGGCGCGGCCAGCACACGCTGACCGCCATCGACGGCCTGTCCATCACGGTGCGGCAGGGCGAGTTCGTCTCCATCCTCGGCGCCTCGGGGTGCGGCAAGAGCACCCTGCTCTCGCTCGTCGCCGGACTCGACGAGCCCACCGCGGGCACCGTCTCGGTGAACGGACACCGGGTCTCCATGATGTTCCAGGAGGCGGCGTTGTTCCCGTGGCTGACCGTGGGCGGCAACATCGAGGTGCCGATGAAGGTGCGCGGAGTCGCCAAGTCCGAGCGGCGGCGCCGGGTCGAAGAGCTGCTCGACCTGGTCCGGCTTGGCGGATTCGCCCGCAAGCGCCCGCACGAGCTGTCGGGCGGCATGCGCCAGCGGGTGGCGCTGGCCCGCGCCCTCGCCCAGGACACCGACGTGCTGCTGATGGACGAGCCCTTCGGCGCCCTGGACGCGATGACCCGCGACATCCTCCACGACGAGCTGGAGCGGATCTGGCGCGAGCGCGGCCTGAGCGTGCTGTTCGTGACGCACAACGTCCGCGAGGCCGTGCGGCTGGGCGACCGGGTCGTCCTCCTGTCCAGCCGACCGGGGCGGGTCATGGAGGAGTTCGCCGTGACCGGGCGGCGCCCGCGGCGCATCGACTCCGCCGAGATCGCCGAGCAGGCCGCCGTCATCACCGATCGTCTCCGTGCGGAGGTCTCCCGTCATGCCTTTTGA
- a CDS encoding ABC transporter substrate-binding protein, which produces MSVRRLRRAAAATSLLLGLTATACGGDASAGENRLVLGYFPNITHAPALVGVKEGIYADALGDGIDFSTQTFNAGPDAVNAVFSGDVDAAFVGPNPAINGWAESEGAALRVIAGSTSGGSGLVVRPDITSVDDLKGATLATPQLGNTQDVALRWWATNQGWTFDTAGGGDISIIPQKNSEIVDAFLTDRIDGAWVPEPYLSRLVIKGGGHVLVDESDEWPDTGGRFVTTQLIVNADYLKAHPDNVRRLLKGHIATIERMNADPKDARRATADQLAELSGRRLDDDLLTAAFANLTFTVDPIAPTLRGSAEHAEAAGLLDPVDLDGVYALDILNELLSDAGHDRVSGLEGD; this is translated from the coding sequence ATGAGCGTGCGCAGGTTACGCCGAGCCGCCGCGGCCACCTCCCTCCTTCTCGGGCTGACCGCGACCGCGTGCGGCGGCGACGCCTCCGCCGGGGAGAATCGCCTGGTCCTGGGCTACTTCCCGAACATCACCCACGCACCCGCGCTCGTCGGGGTCAAGGAAGGCATCTACGCCGACGCGCTCGGCGACGGCATCGACTTCTCCACCCAGACCTTCAACGCCGGACCCGACGCCGTCAACGCCGTCTTCTCCGGCGACGTCGACGCCGCGTTCGTCGGCCCCAACCCCGCCATCAACGGGTGGGCGGAGTCCGAGGGCGCCGCCCTGCGCGTCATCGCCGGCTCGACGTCCGGCGGCAGCGGACTCGTGGTCCGCCCGGACATCACCTCGGTCGACGACCTCAAGGGCGCGACCCTGGCCACCCCCCAGCTCGGCAACACCCAGGACGTGGCGCTGCGCTGGTGGGCCACCAACCAGGGGTGGACATTCGACACAGCGGGCGGCGGCGACATCTCGATCATCCCGCAGAAGAACTCCGAGATCGTCGATGCCTTCCTCACCGACCGAATCGACGGGGCCTGGGTGCCCGAGCCCTACCTCAGCCGCCTGGTGATCAAGGGCGGCGGGCACGTCCTGGTCGACGAATCCGACGAATGGCCCGACACCGGCGGCCGCTTCGTGACGACCCAGCTCATCGTCAACGCCGACTACCTCAAGGCCCATCCCGACAATGTGCGGCGGCTGCTCAAGGGCCACATCGCGACGATCGAGCGGATGAACGCCGACCCGAAGGACGCCCGGCGGGCCACGGCCGACCAGTTGGCGGAACTCAGCGGCCGGCGGCTCGACGACGACCTCCTCACCGCGGCCTTCGCCAACCTCACCTTCACCGTCGACCCGATCGCCCCCACCCTGCGCGGCAGCGCCGAGCACGCTGAGGCCGCCGGTCTGCTCGACCCGGTGGACCTCGACGGCGTCTACGCCCTCGACATCCTCAACGAACTGCTCTCCGACGCCGGTCACGACCGGGTCAGCGGACTGGAAGGCGATTGA